One Synergistales bacterium DNA segment encodes these proteins:
- the ftsA gene encoding cell division protein FtsA: protein MVTEPELLVGLDIGASKVVVVVAERDEQSGEALIIGVGQARSMGIRKGLIVNLEQAVRSVEQALDDARQMVGLPLDEATVAFGGSGVKSVTSRGMVSLGRVPRQITVEDIERVIEAAQTEVNVASNLCVLHTIPVEYSIDGNSGIDDPLGMTGVRLEIELQSLILSTAVVQNVITCIERAGIQVRGLIIKPLASALGVLTSEDVSVGAVIIDVGGGATSVAVYADGKPKRLSVIPVGGDHITNDLAAVLRIPIGKAEALKKEVSLDEAEESLSDILEFETRGKQCTCTVREVVDVITCRLEELFGTLVSKELQTAKIPLLPGGVILTGGVARMSGIEHLVSELLDMPARVAPPLDIQRMPPQRNGVEYSAAAGIIRYIVEKERNPFKYIEPPREDLGRSEYVDVSRTTRKKRKSVRSSSATKVSVGSLVDSLKKTLKELF from the coding sequence GTAAGGTTGTAGTCGTTGTTGCCGAGCGTGACGAACAGAGCGGAGAGGCACTGATTATTGGTGTTGGCCAGGCCCGTTCCATGGGGATACGGAAGGGTCTGATCGTCAATCTCGAGCAAGCTGTTCGTTCCGTGGAACAAGCTCTTGATGATGCCAGGCAGATGGTCGGCTTGCCCCTCGATGAAGCCACGGTTGCCTTCGGCGGGAGTGGGGTGAAGAGCGTCACCTCCCGGGGTATGGTGTCCCTGGGGCGCGTGCCGCGCCAGATTACCGTCGAGGACATCGAGCGCGTTATCGAGGCGGCCCAAACCGAAGTGAATGTGGCTTCCAATCTCTGTGTCCTGCACACCATTCCGGTTGAATACTCTATTGACGGTAACAGCGGTATAGACGATCCATTGGGAATGACGGGCGTTCGGTTGGAGATAGAGCTGCAATCGCTCATCCTGTCCACAGCGGTGGTACAGAATGTCATCACCTGTATCGAACGGGCGGGCATTCAGGTCCGTGGTTTGATTATCAAACCTCTGGCCAGTGCCCTTGGGGTCCTGACCTCCGAGGATGTCTCGGTCGGCGCAGTCATCATTGACGTTGGCGGCGGTGCGACCAGTGTGGCGGTCTATGCCGACGGAAAGCCAAAACGTCTTTCCGTGATCCCGGTGGGCGGGGATCACATTACCAATGATCTTGCAGCTGTGCTTCGCATTCCCATCGGTAAAGCCGAAGCACTCAAAAAAGAGGTTTCTCTTGATGAAGCAGAGGAGAGTCTCTCGGATATCCTTGAGTTCGAAACACGGGGAAAGCAGTGCACCTGCACGGTTCGTGAGGTTGTTGATGTCATTACCTGCAGACTTGAAGAGCTCTTCGGGACCCTTGTGAGCAAAGAACTGCAGACGGCAAAGATCCCCTTGTTGCCCGGAGGCGTTATCTTAACCGGTGGTGTCGCCCGAATGAGCGGAATCGAGCACCTGGTCTCCGAGCTTTTGGATATGCCTGCCAGGGTTGCTCCTCCTCTCGATATCCAGCGGATGCCTCCGCAGCGGAATGGGGTGGAATACAGCGCCGCTGCCGGTATCATCCGGTATATTGTCGAAAAAGAGCGCAATCCATTCAAATATATCGAACCACCCCGTGAAGATCTGGGCCGGAGCGAGTACGTCGATGTATCGAGAACGACGAGAAAGAAACGTAAGAGTGTGAGGTCCTCTTCGGCGACGAAGGTCTCTGTGGGGAGTCTTGTGGATTCACTAAAAAAAACCCTAAAGGAGCTTTTTTAG
- the ftsZ gene encoding cell division protein FtsZ translates to MNRQGDVFEIDRMHRQYRERIKVVGVGGGGNNALNHIIRSGITGVEFIAANTDIAHLERSEADTKVALGTELTRGLGAGADPQIGFNAAKESSEDLKQALQGSDMVFLTAGMGGGTGTGATPVLAETAKESGALVVAVVTRPFSFEGKKRANQANEGIQNLTDKVDALIVIPNDRLLQIADKNTPLYDAFKLADEVLRQAVQGVTDLILRPGLVNVDFADVRTVMSNAGSAIMGIGEGHGEGRAATAAKTSINSPLMECPMNGAKGVLFNVTGGPDMGIMEIQEAAQIITEAADEDATIIWGHTLDTSMDDSIKITVIATGFSLVQTESRSPSRGRQRGRMELEESEVHTTEDDLFHIPNNPESPLDIPSVVRRRNKENDK, encoded by the coding sequence ATGAACAGACAAGGGGACGTTTTTGAGATTGACCGCATGCACCGGCAGTACCGGGAACGGATAAAGGTTGTCGGTGTGGGTGGTGGCGGCAACAATGCACTGAACCATATCATCAGGAGTGGGATTACAGGTGTGGAGTTTATCGCTGCCAATACCGATATCGCTCACCTTGAACGCTCGGAGGCGGATACCAAGGTAGCCCTTGGTACGGAACTGACTCGAGGTCTGGGGGCCGGTGCGGACCCACAGATCGGATTCAATGCTGCAAAGGAGTCCAGTGAGGACCTGAAGCAGGCGCTGCAGGGATCGGATATGGTATTTCTCACGGCAGGCATGGGTGGGGGAACAGGCACTGGTGCGACCCCTGTCCTGGCGGAGACGGCAAAAGAATCGGGGGCGCTGGTGGTCGCTGTCGTGACGAGGCCCTTTTCCTTTGAAGGCAAGAAACGGGCGAACCAGGCCAACGAAGGCATACAGAATCTCACCGATAAGGTCGACGCCCTTATCGTGATTCCCAATGACCGATTGCTCCAGATCGCCGATAAGAACACGCCGCTCTACGATGCCTTCAAGCTTGCCGACGAGGTGTTGCGTCAGGCCGTACAGGGCGTGACGGATCTTATCCTTCGTCCGGGGCTGGTCAACGTGGACTTTGCCGATGTGCGGACCGTCATGAGCAATGCGGGATCCGCCATTATGGGCATTGGGGAAGGTCATGGAGAAGGTCGGGCGGCGACTGCCGCAAAGACATCGATCAACAGTCCGCTTATGGAGTGCCCCATGAACGGGGCGAAGGGTGTGCTCTTTAACGTTACCGGCGGCCCGGATATGGGCATTATGGAAATCCAGGAAGCGGCGCAGATCATTACCGAGGCCGCTGACGAGGACGCCACGATCATCTGGGGACATACCCTCGATACCTCAATGGACGATTCGATCAAGATAACGGTGATCGCAACCGGTTTTTCGCTGGTGCAGACAGAGTCGAGAAGTCCGAGCCGCGGTAGGCAAAGAGGCAGGATGGAGCTTGAGGAATCCGAGGTCCACACCACTGAAGACGACCTCTTTCATATCCCCAATAATCCGGAGAGCCCATTGGATATCCCTTCCGTTGTCCGGAGACGGAACAAGGAAAACGACAAGTAG
- a CDS encoding SPOR domain-containing protein: MKRPMFAFGQLMLPIVGIVAIGLLIVGVKLFFLPTSSDGGPDHSPGTQQQTTAGSGQDVTATPAVTMEEESQGPSQSGGDDAGAPANGQTEHDTDGGDDIVAVPVGDEPDAGAGGGTGGSTGDQGAADATQEDQGSTPQNGTWGVQIGAFKTNEQAKNVAREARSEGFSTRIMSAVVNGTQYYRVRVVAGDSREESRQIETRLQELGYPTLIVRLQ; the protein is encoded by the coding sequence ATGAAGCGGCCGATGTTCGCCTTTGGACAGCTTATGCTGCCGATTGTCGGCATCGTTGCAATAGGCCTGCTTATTGTGGGTGTGAAGCTCTTTTTCCTACCCACTTCGAGTGATGGCGGGCCGGATCATAGCCCCGGAACACAACAGCAAACGACGGCCGGCAGCGGGCAGGATGTAACGGCCACGCCGGCTGTGACGATGGAAGAGGAATCACAAGGTCCATCGCAGAGCGGCGGGGACGACGCGGGCGCCCCGGCGAACGGACAGACCGAGCACGACACCGACGGCGGAGACGACATCGTTGCGGTGCCTGTGGGCGATGAACCGGATGCTGGAGCCGGCGGCGGCACGGGAGGTTCCACCGGCGACCAGGGAGCGGCGGATGCCACCCAGGAAGACCAGGGATCGACACCGCAAAACGGCACCTGGGGTGTCCAGATCGGGGCCTTCAAGACCAACGAACAGGCGAAGAATGTCGCTCGGGAGGCGCGTAGCGAAGGCTTCAGCACACGCATCATGAGCGCTGTGGTTAACGGAACACAGTACTATCGAGTCAGGGTCGTTGCCGGTGATTCGAGAGAAGAATCCAGGCAGATCGAAACAAGACTGCAGGAGTTGGGATATCCGACACTGATTGTCCGGTTGCAGTGA
- a CDS encoding molybdopterin molybdotransferase MoeA yields MNKSKARTLLPRNEVPAALSAALGFPWEFPYSTTPVEQAIGRIIATDVAASSEIPPFTRSLRDGYAVRSRDVSGASAALPAFLHYNGSVPMGGLPEQKGSAFCAQEIHTGGVLPDGYDAVVMLEDTERTDELIEIRKSIQAGENVIQKGEEIDKGDIVVPRGSRISFTNSGLLSSLGVTKVPCLRPRIGIISTGDEIVPAETDPLPPGTFRDVNAWMLMALFTELGCSVSRYGIAPDDPQRIEALFAKAYEESDVVLVSGGSSVSVRDYTEDLFAHLGHPGLVVQGVNMSPGKPTLLGGNKGERRLVAGLPGHPLSCVAVSLFVVVPVLFSSLGWSGARDYWKVKRGALARDLAGQTGVEEFVPCSYGPSGDVVPEPSKSGYIGVLQRCGGFIRLAENEETKRQGEMVEVFEW; encoded by the coding sequence ATGAACAAGAGCAAAGCACGTACGTTACTTCCCCGCAATGAGGTGCCTGCGGCCCTTTCCGCGGCACTGGGCTTTCCTTGGGAGTTCCCCTATTCCACGACCCCAGTTGAACAGGCGATCGGACGCATCATCGCTACGGATGTCGCCGCATCTTCGGAGATTCCTCCCTTTACGAGGAGTCTCCGTGACGGCTATGCCGTCCGCAGCCGTGATGTGAGTGGTGCGTCTGCCGCCCTCCCTGCATTCCTGCATTATAACGGCAGCGTGCCTATGGGCGGACTGCCCGAGCAAAAGGGTTCCGCCTTTTGTGCACAGGAAATCCATACGGGAGGTGTCCTCCCCGATGGGTACGATGCCGTGGTCATGCTTGAGGATACGGAGAGGACCGATGAGCTGATCGAAATCCGCAAGAGTATCCAGGCTGGGGAGAATGTGATCCAGAAGGGCGAAGAGATCGACAAGGGCGACATCGTTGTCCCCAGAGGGTCGAGGATCTCCTTTACGAACAGTGGCCTACTGTCGAGCCTGGGTGTGACCAAGGTCCCCTGTTTGCGTCCGCGGATCGGCATTATCAGCACCGGGGACGAGATCGTTCCGGCCGAGACGGACCCCCTCCCGCCGGGGACCTTCCGGGATGTCAACGCCTGGATGTTGATGGCGCTGTTCACGGAGTTGGGCTGTTCCGTGTCCCGTTATGGTATCGCCCCCGATGACCCGCAGCGGATCGAAGCGCTTTTCGCAAAGGCCTATGAGGAAAGCGATGTTGTTTTGGTGAGCGGGGGCTCCTCTGTCAGTGTCCGGGACTATACGGAGGATCTTTTTGCTCATCTCGGTCATCCCGGACTGGTGGTTCAGGGGGTCAACATGAGCCCCGGCAAACCCACCCTCCTTGGTGGGAACAAAGGGGAGCGAAGGCTGGTGGCGGGTCTTCCCGGACACCCCCTCTCCTGTGTTGCCGTAAGCCTTTTTGTGGTTGTCCCTGTTCTCTTCTCGAGCCTGGGGTGGAGCGGGGCACGGGACTATTGGAAGGTGAAACGGGGTGCGCTGGCCCGTGACCTCGCGGGGCAAACCGGAGTGGAGGAGTTTGTCCCCTGTTCCTATGGGCCCTCAGGTGATGTCGTCCCGGAGCCATCGAAATCGGGGTATATCGGCGTGCTCCAGCGATGTGGCGGTTTTATCCGTCTTGCTGAAAACGAGGAAACGAAACGGCAAGGTGAGATGGTGGAGGTTTTCGAATGGTAG
- a CDS encoding molybdopterin biosynthesis protein MoeA, with amino-acid sequence MVVQKNVSLAECWRILREKLAGSVERPVKFLQPDQALGGHLAGSLYSRRNVPHFNASAVDGYALRAQDSRKASAATPVTFEQGQFQWVNTGNHVPAPWDAVVMVEDTSLDRETGTLQVSRAVQLGQNVRAVGEDVMKGQLVGCAGDPVSPALASLCVAAGLEQLPAYAPPSVHFIPTGDEILSQEEWFRGTGKAGQVVESNSTLLHGFLRQWGFPFFKRALVPDEPEALRNAIRQALPHCDVLLLSGGTAKGDRDHSYEVLCELGEVLFRGLLMRPGRPAMVGIAEGKPVVSLPGFPMSTAVVAWSVLYPILSFLRDGTFPESGDRMLEQAVGTVDKQECRLLMPHASVQGQQEWLRVKGVDIEGRRYVWPLPSGSSVLWSLAEADGLVLLPSELLDAPKDWRVTVWFRRTVEWDQRILLQGSNDPGLERSIPYARKHGSQLLIRNTGSLGGLTALRRGEAHLSASHLLDPETGIYNESYIRRLADSKWHRRIVYYRQQGLIVKPSMAGSVQGIGTLAEEQLRFVNRQPGAGTRVLLDTMLEEEGIPPAGIPGYENQSLTHLDAAAKVAAGTADVTLGIKAAADAFGLAFIPIREEPYELVIPDRYIQTVPIQALLETIEQEQDWRKEIEEMGGYRWPS; translated from the coding sequence ATGGTAGTACAAAAGAATGTGTCGCTTGCAGAATGCTGGAGGATCCTTCGCGAGAAACTGGCGGGCTCTGTGGAACGGCCCGTCAAATTTCTGCAGCCTGATCAGGCGTTGGGCGGCCACCTTGCCGGGAGCCTCTACTCCAGGCGGAATGTGCCTCATTTCAACGCGTCGGCCGTAGATGGATATGCGCTCCGGGCTCAGGATTCCCGCAAGGCTTCTGCAGCGACACCCGTAACGTTTGAACAGGGGCAGTTCCAGTGGGTTAACACCGGGAATCATGTCCCCGCGCCCTGGGACGCCGTGGTGATGGTTGAGGACACCTCTCTGGACAGAGAGACGGGCACGCTCCAGGTCTCTCGTGCTGTACAGCTGGGGCAGAATGTGCGGGCTGTAGGCGAGGATGTCATGAAAGGACAGCTTGTGGGGTGTGCCGGCGACCCGGTCTCTCCCGCCCTGGCCTCGCTCTGCGTAGCGGCGGGACTGGAACAGCTTCCCGCATATGCTCCGCCGTCTGTCCACTTTATCCCCACAGGTGATGAAATCCTCTCCCAGGAGGAGTGGTTTCGGGGCACAGGGAAGGCCGGGCAGGTTGTGGAATCCAACTCCACGCTGCTCCACGGTTTCCTGCGGCAGTGGGGATTCCCCTTTTTTAAGAGAGCGTTGGTGCCCGACGAGCCCGAAGCGTTGCGGAATGCCATACGTCAGGCGTTGCCGCATTGTGATGTGCTGCTTTTGTCGGGGGGGACAGCAAAGGGGGATCGCGACCACTCCTATGAGGTCCTCTGCGAACTGGGTGAGGTGCTGTTCCGGGGGCTTTTGATGCGTCCGGGCCGACCGGCAATGGTAGGAATCGCAGAAGGCAAACCGGTTGTTTCCCTCCCGGGCTTTCCCATGTCCACGGCTGTGGTTGCCTGGTCGGTGCTCTATCCGATCCTCTCTTTCCTTCGAGACGGCACCTTTCCCGAAAGTGGCGATCGAATGCTGGAACAGGCAGTGGGCACGGTAGACAAGCAGGAATGCCGCCTTCTCATGCCTCATGCCTCGGTACAGGGCCAGCAGGAGTGGCTTCGGGTCAAGGGGGTTGATATCGAAGGCAGGAGATATGTCTGGCCTCTCCCCTCCGGTTCGAGTGTCCTCTGGTCTCTGGCAGAGGCTGATGGGCTTGTATTGCTGCCATCCGAATTGCTGGATGCACCAAAGGACTGGAGGGTTACCGTTTGGTTCCGGCGGACCGTCGAGTGGGACCAGCGGATACTGCTCCAGGGATCGAACGATCCCGGCCTGGAACGCAGTATCCCCTATGCACGGAAGCACGGCAGCCAGCTGCTCATCAGGAATACAGGCAGCCTTGGAGGGCTTACGGCGCTTCGGAGAGGCGAAGCGCACCTGTCTGCCAGCCATCTCCTTGACCCGGAAACCGGGATCTACAACGAATCCTACATCAGACGTCTTGCCGATTCGAAGTGGCATCGACGGATTGTCTACTACCGGCAACAGGGCCTGATTGTGAAACCTTCTATGGCGGGGAGCGTACAGGGGATAGGCACCCTCGCCGAAGAGCAGCTGCGTTTTGTCAACCGGCAGCCCGGGGCGGGGACCCGTGTCTTGCTGGACACCATGCTGGAGGAAGAGGGTATCCCGCCTGCCGGCATTCCGGGGTATGAGAACCAGAGTTTGACCCATCTTGATGCAGCTGCCAAGGTAGCGGCGGGGACTGCCGATGTGACGCTGGGTATCAAGGCAGCCGCCGATGCCTTTGGATTGGCGTTCATCCCGATCCGTGAAGAGCCCTATGAACTGGTGATCCCCGATCGCTATATCCAGACGGTTCCGATTCAGGCCCTCCTGGAGACCATAGAACAGGAACAGGATTGGAGGAAGGAGATCGAAGAGATGGGAGGCTACCGATGGCCGAGCTGA
- the moaA gene encoding GTP 3',8-cyclase MoaA, producing the protein MAELIDTHGRQLNYMRVSVTDRCNFRCRYCMPEEGIPWIAHDEILSYEELLSLFSIFWEMGIRKIRLTGGEPLVRKGLFSFIKTLHDCLPRMKVVLTTNGSLIEPHIREIRQSSLAGINVSMDTLDPERFHHMTRIGRLENVRRGIDALAHHADIPLKLNTVLIRGFNDGEVEDLIDFASEHRAVLRLIEFMPLDESVWNRERFISSDEIFTRLPQQDQWKRLPGKDKTAGPAVYYQNSRTGQRLGIIAAVSHHFCATCNRLRLTATGELRTCLFSETGAPLRELLRKGDHQAVRRRIESAVKEKPIDWRESAGERNNSHMSRIGG; encoded by the coding sequence ATGGCCGAGCTGATAGATACCCATGGTAGACAGCTGAACTACATGCGGGTCTCCGTTACGGATCGTTGTAACTTCCGTTGCCGGTACTGTATGCCGGAAGAGGGCATTCCATGGATCGCCCACGATGAGATTCTCAGCTACGAGGAGCTGCTTTCTCTCTTCTCTATTTTTTGGGAAATGGGAATCAGAAAGATCCGGCTCACCGGCGGAGAGCCCCTTGTCAGGAAGGGCCTTTTCTCCTTTATCAAGACCCTCCATGATTGTCTGCCCCGGATGAAGGTGGTGCTGACAACCAACGGTTCCCTGATTGAGCCACATATCCGGGAGATCCGCCAGTCCAGCTTGGCGGGGATCAACGTCAGCATGGACACGCTGGACCCCGAAAGGTTCCACCATATGACACGCATCGGCCGACTGGAGAATGTGAGGCGTGGCATCGACGCTCTGGCACACCATGCCGATATCCCCCTCAAGCTCAACACAGTCCTGATCCGGGGGTTCAACGATGGTGAGGTTGAGGATCTGATTGACTTCGCTTCGGAACACCGTGCCGTTCTGCGTCTGATCGAGTTCATGCCTCTTGACGAATCCGTATGGAATCGAGAACGGTTTATTTCCAGTGATGAAATCTTTACTCGTCTTCCTCAACAGGATCAGTGGAAACGGCTTCCCGGAAAGGACAAGACGGCGGGACCGGCGGTGTATTACCAAAACAGCCGAACTGGCCAGAGGCTCGGGATCATCGCGGCGGTGTCCCACCACTTCTGTGCCACCTGTAATCGACTCCGCCTGACGGCCACCGGGGAGCTCAGAACCTGTCTCTTTAGCGAAACCGGCGCTCCATTGCGGGAGCTGCTGCGAAAGGGAGACCATCAGGCAGTCAGACGCCGTATCGAAAGCGCAGTCAAGGAGAAACCGATTGATTGGCGGGAATCCGCCGGAGAGCGGAACAACAGCCATATGTCACGAATTGGGGGATAG
- the moaC gene encoding cyclic pyranopterin monophosphate synthase MoaC has translation MLSLTHIDTEGSPQMVDVGGKSTTDRTAEAEGYVSLTEAIMQALLDRTAEKGDVLTIAETAGIMGAKRTPELVPLCHNINLNSVQLHCTLDRDRRVVHISCTVAAREVTGVEMEALTGVSVAALTIYDMCKGIDKGMTIGPIRLVRKSGGKSGSYLMEERPEGAV, from the coding sequence ATTTTGTCGTTAACTCATATTGATACGGAAGGTAGCCCTCAAATGGTCGATGTGGGCGGGAAATCGACCACAGACCGGACCGCGGAGGCGGAAGGGTATGTCTCGCTCACCGAAGCCATCATGCAGGCCTTGCTGGACAGGACCGCGGAAAAAGGCGATGTGCTGACGATTGCAGAGACGGCCGGAATCATGGGGGCAAAGAGGACGCCCGAGCTCGTTCCGCTCTGTCATAACATCAATTTGAACTCGGTGCAGCTTCACTGCACGCTTGATCGGGACAGACGAGTTGTTCATATCTCCTGTACCGTTGCCGCCAGAGAGGTCACGGGGGTTGAAATGGAAGCGTTGACCGGCGTATCCGTGGCTGCCTTGACGATATACGATATGTGCAAAGGCATCGACAAAGGGATGACAATTGGTCCGATACGACTGGTTCGTAAATCGGGGGGTAAGAGCGGTTCCTACCTGATGGAGGAGAGACCGGAAGGAGCTGTGTAG
- a CDS encoding MogA/MoaB family molybdenum cofactor biosynthesis protein produces the protein MARILRLLHYPDICDAFVMFVHSNEDGSPMVNGIPKTIWAVPPGRDIQAVGDAEQDALLVTVEDFEQLQPGRFLATEDDGCVLSVGSPVNGAVPLEVVQQAFLTLSQRVSAVAPLRTGILTVSDRGSRGERQDTSGPALAQRARTIGCSVEAQRIVPDEKNAITDALRGWTEKDALHLILITGGTGLSDRDITPDVLSQMGERVIPGIGEYMRWKGTFSTMHSILSRGVAVTVGPTLVVSLPGSKRGALECFDAVAPALRHGIETIGGWTEDCGH, from the coding sequence ATGGCACGCATACTTCGTTTGCTTCACTACCCTGATATATGTGATGCCTTCGTCATGTTTGTTCACAGTAATGAAGATGGGTCCCCAATGGTGAATGGCATCCCCAAGACGATATGGGCCGTTCCCCCGGGCCGCGACATACAGGCGGTGGGGGATGCGGAACAGGACGCTCTTCTCGTCACTGTCGAGGATTTCGAGCAATTACAACCGGGACGGTTTCTCGCGACCGAAGATGATGGGTGCGTTCTTTCCGTGGGCTCACCTGTGAACGGGGCGGTCCCTCTTGAAGTAGTGCAACAGGCCTTCCTCACGCTATCACAGAGGGTTTCCGCTGTCGCTCCATTGCGGACTGGGATCCTTACCGTCAGTGACAGGGGAAGCAGAGGTGAACGGCAGGACACCTCGGGGCCGGCGCTTGCGCAGCGAGCGAGAACAATAGGCTGTTCTGTGGAAGCCCAGAGGATTGTCCCCGATGAGAAAAACGCGATCACCGATGCACTGCGGGGGTGGACCGAGAAGGATGCCCTCCATTTGATACTGATAACGGGGGGTACCGGCCTTTCCGACAGGGACATTACCCCTGATGTTCTCTCCCAGATGGGGGAGAGGGTTATTCCCGGAATAGGTGAATACATGCGCTGGAAAGGGACGTTTTCAACAATGCATTCCATCCTCTCCCGCGGTGTCGCCGTCACCGTGGGGCCAACGCTTGTGGTTTCCCTTCCGGGCAGCAAACGAGGAGCCCTGGAGTGTTTCGATGCCGTAGCTCCTGCGTTGCGCCACGGGATCGAGACAATAGGGGGCTGGACAGAGGACTGCGGACATTGA
- the yvcK gene encoding uridine diphosphate-N-acetylglucosamine-binding protein YvcK — MPSWEDFVLGVITGGTLLSLATLLGHRIRERRTPTRGETIHNAVSIRLAMGPKIVAFGGGTGLSTLLKGLKGFTKNISAVVTVTDEGGSSGRLRKEWGVLPPGDVRNCIVALAEDDSALNRLLNFRFDKGDLSGHSLGNLLLLAATELTGDFRLAVEEMNSLLAIRGQVLPLTTESVVLHGRTTEGRLVRGELEVSRHGRELQDIWLEPRGAAPVKDVLDAVKDAEMLVLGPGSLFTSVLPNLLISEVAAMLHITRVPIVYVANLMTQPGETEGFSLIDHLDWVEHVLGQPPTHMVLNETAVPPEIRDHYEEAGATPLRIDERERDYLTSERHVQVISGDFLQMADELVVRHHGYRLAETLIRIAREAQE, encoded by the coding sequence ATGCCTTCTTGGGAGGATTTTGTCCTCGGTGTGATCACCGGAGGAACCCTTCTGTCGTTGGCGACGCTGCTCGGACACCGTATCAGGGAAAGGCGGACGCCGACCCGAGGGGAAACCATCCACAATGCCGTGAGTATACGCCTTGCGATGGGGCCGAAGATCGTGGCCTTCGGAGGGGGGACCGGTCTCTCAACCCTTCTTAAGGGATTGAAGGGGTTTACCAAAAACATCTCCGCTGTGGTGACCGTCACCGACGAAGGAGGCAGTTCGGGAAGGCTGCGGAAGGAATGGGGTGTTCTCCCTCCAGGTGATGTGCGGAACTGTATCGTCGCCCTTGCCGAGGATGACAGCGCACTCAATCGGCTGCTGAATTTCCGTTTTGATAAAGGGGATCTGTCAGGGCACAGCCTCGGGAATCTCCTTCTGCTGGCGGCGACGGAGCTGACAGGTGATTTCCGTCTGGCTGTAGAGGAGATGAATTCGCTCCTTGCGATACGGGGGCAGGTCCTCCCGCTGACGACGGAATCCGTGGTCCTCCACGGGAGAACCACGGAAGGACGGCTGGTTCGTGGGGAGCTGGAGGTTTCCCGGCACGGGAGGGAGCTCCAGGATATATGGCTTGAGCCGAGGGGCGCAGCCCCGGTAAAGGATGTCCTTGATGCCGTCAAGGACGCCGAGATGCTCGTGTTGGGGCCGGGAAGTCTGTTCACGAGTGTCCTTCCGAACCTGTTGATCTCCGAAGTAGCCGCTATGCTGCATATCACCAGGGTGCCGATTGTCTATGTGGCCAACCTCATGACCCAACCGGGAGAGACGGAAGGATTTTCGCTCATTGACCACCTGGACTGGGTGGAACACGTTTTGGGGCAGCCTCCCACGCACATGGTGCTCAATGAAACCGCTGTTCCGCCGGAGATACGGGATCATTACGAAGAAGCCGGTGCTACGCCGCTTCGGATCGACGAAAGAGAACGGGACTATCTGACCAGCGAACGACATGTCCAGGTCATATCCGGCGACTTTCTGCAGATGGCCGATGAGCTTGTTGTTCGCCATCATGGATACAGATTGGCGGAAACGCTGATCCGCATCGCCCGTGAAGCGCAGGAGTAG
- the whiA gene encoding DNA-binding protein WhiA encodes MERLVDTLWEEWLSGPTPGGSACVNEEIRGILWGFAAPRMEEETFLLSGGRLRIFRRLRKLWPNSQFAGQYELGSLLVIPQKRRGKVGLRVPGELFSQLRAPPQRSASGSWAWIRGVWGTTGAFYIPKSGYYLLFRVEKQKNEEQILARVLQRLGVTVGFRRRGTVTEYLLRNKKTIVMFLESMHLPYTAQALQEKGRMRALRDHANKQVNCDAANIRKSLETAYRQIALINALEERVGLGELAPKLRELVELRRQYPSISLKELGQQLSQPVSKSTVEYRWNKIRQYAELMLGDTFEDPAPEAGAEGAPKTNQYRKE; translated from the coding sequence ATGGAAAGATTGGTCGACACCCTCTGGGAGGAGTGGCTTTCGGGGCCGACACCCGGCGGCAGTGCCTGTGTGAACGAGGAGATCCGGGGAATCCTGTGGGGGTTCGCCGCGCCACGGATGGAGGAGGAGACATTCCTGTTGTCCGGAGGGCGGTTGCGCATTTTTCGGCGTCTTCGCAAACTATGGCCGAATTCCCAGTTTGCCGGGCAGTACGAGCTTGGTTCGCTGCTGGTGATTCCCCAGAAACGGCGGGGGAAGGTGGGGCTCCGCGTCCCGGGAGAGCTGTTTTCGCAGCTCCGTGCTCCGCCACAGAGGAGCGCTTCCGGCAGCTGGGCCTGGATACGGGGTGTATGGGGAACCACAGGAGCGTTCTATATTCCCAAATCGGGGTACTATCTCCTCTTCCGTGTCGAAAAGCAGAAGAACGAGGAACAGATACTGGCGAGAGTGCTGCAGAGGCTCGGTGTGACCGTGGGGTTCCGAAGACGGGGGACCGTCACCGAATACCTCTTGCGTAACAAGAAAACCATTGTTATGTTTTTGGAGAGTATGCATCTTCCATACACAGCACAGGCCTTACAGGAAAAGGGGAGAATGCGTGCACTCCGTGACCATGCCAACAAACAGGTGAACTGCGACGCTGCGAATATCAGGAAGTCACTGGAGACCGCGTACAGACAGATCGCTCTGATCAATGCGCTGGAAGAGCGGGTGGGGCTTGGAGAACTTGCGCCGAAATTGCGGGAGCTGGTGGAACTCAGGAGACAGTACCCGAGCATTTCCCTCAAGGAGCTGGGGCAGCAGTTGTCACAACCTGTCAGTAAGAGCACCGTGGAATACCGATGGAACAAGATACGTCAATATGCAGAGCTCATGTTGGGGGACACCTTTGAAGATCCTGCGCCGGAGGCCGGCGCAGAGGGTGCCCCAAAAACGAATCAGTATCGCAAGGAGTAA